Proteins from one Phaenicophaeus curvirostris isolate KB17595 chromosome 16, BPBGC_Pcur_1.0, whole genome shotgun sequence genomic window:
- the TEKT4 gene encoding tektin-4, which produces MAEAGDLLAEEPAPQALPSTARPVKMTLSAEPDSSGGLGAVGYHTAKYLPHEWQQNNSALYHKAFAGCEQAECSRAEAKELAELTTAAAQRAQQHVTAALGQRLQDIHLWKVKLQKEIEELDAETSLLATQKRRLERALDAIEIPYVIATDNLRCRERRQHPDLVSDEVERELLKELELISNIQELLKRTLMQAGNQMRINRDHKEICEMDWSNKVETYNIDDKCERYSNQSTNIQFHPGAVRFEESASTPETWAKFSHDNIYRAEQEKLASINLRALIDNILHDTSEDLRRQCAAVNEAFAKRCEELDEAKRKLEHSLKKTLKEIGDQETTIAALKQVIKDKEAPMKVAQTRLYDRSFRPNVELCRDEAQFRLVGEVEEVTESTASLKKKLLESEQSLRNLEDTRMNLEREIAVKTNSIFIDKQKCMAHRTRYPTVFKLAGYQ; this is translated from the exons ATGGCGGAGGCCGGGGACCTGCTGGCCGAGGAGCCGGCGCCGCAGGCGCTGCCCAGCACCGCCCGGCCCGTGAAGATGACTCTGAGCGCGGAGCCCGACTCCTCAGGAGGCCTGGGCGCTGTTGGCTACCATACAGCCAAGTACCTGCCCCATGAGTGGCAGCAGAACAACTCGGCTCTGTACCACAAGGCCTTCGCGGGCTGCGAGCAGGCCGAGTGCAGCCGGGCCGAGGCCAAGGAGCTGGCTGAGCTCACCACGGCCGCTGCCCAGCGTGCCCAGCAGCACGTCACGGCTGCCCTGGGCCAGCGCCTGCAGGACATACACTTATGGAAGGTCAAGCTCCAGAAGGAGATTGAGGAGCTTGATGCTGAAACCAGCCTGCTGGCAACACAGAAGCGGCGGCTGGAAAGGGCTCTTGACGCTATCGAGATACCCTATGTCATTGCCACCGATAACCTGAGGTGTCGGGAGAGGAGGCAACACCCGGATCTGGTCAGTGATGAGGTGGAGAGAGAGTTGCTGAAG GAACTTGAACTCATCAGCAATATCCAGGAGCTTTTGAAAAGAACTTTGATGCAAGCTGGCAACCAGATGCG aataaatCGAGATCACAAAGAGATTTGTGAAATGGACTGGTCAAACAAAGTCGAAACGTACAATATTGATGATAAATGTGAAAGATACAGTAACCAGAGCACCAACATTCAGTTCCATCCTGGCGCAGTGAGGTTTGAAGAGAG TGCCTCAACACCAGAGACATGGGCCAAGTTCAGTCATGACAACATCTATAGGGCAGAACAAGAAAAACTGGCTTCCATCAATCTTCGTGCCTTAATTGACAATATTCTTCATGACACATCTGAGGACCTGAGACGACAATGTGCTGCTGTTAATGAGGCTTTTGCCAAACGCTGTGAGGAGCTGGATGAAGCAAAACGCAAACTAGAGCATTCTTTGAAAAAA ACCCTTAAGGAGATTGGAGATCAAGAAACTACCATTGCTGCTCTCAAACAAGTTATCAAAGACAAAGAAGCCCCAATGAAAGTCGCTCAAACAAGGCTGTATGACAGGTCTTTTAGGCCCAATGTAGAGCTCTGCAGAGATGAAGCACAGTTCAG GTTGGTCGGTGAAGTTGAAGAAGTAACAGAGTCCACTGCATCCCTGAAGAAAAAACTGCTGGAATCCGAACAGTCTCTGAGGAACCTGGAAGACACACGGATGAATTTAGAAAGAGAAATAGCCGTgaaaacaaacagtatttttattgaTAAGCAAAAGTGCATGGCCCATCGCACACGCTACCCTACTGTTTTTAAATTAGCGGGTTACCAGTAG